A part of Nostoc sp. HK-01 genomic DNA contains:
- a CDS encoding transposase, IS4 — protein sequence MSSSRKTNRDHAKKKQRPMMEDEVIASQLEQLLTPAITSQENYYRQLGLRDRILNLPLMVAAVLTLLWRDVAGATELTRMLAREGFLWCKPLEVSQQAISQRFLTFPAQLFERVFKDLVPKLQDSWQRRSRRKVPQSVQFTKSKFEKIWIVDCSILEALFQKLDSLKDAPPGKLAGKICTVIDLVNFLPVEIWFNENARSADTNFESDILKSADPHTLLLLDRGFYHFNFWLQLIAQKVNFITRLKKGAAIHVEQVFTDSFSLRDRLIRLGSGTKKTPFITLRLVEVRSAKTWHSYLTSVLEPTVLPPYVVADLYRRRWRIEDAFNTVKRLLGLSYLWTGSVNGVQLQIWGTWLFYAVLVDLGDAVADELSLPFDSISLEMIYRGLYHFYVAHQKGKATDPIKYFAAPENQDLGIVKRQRKPNMLLIVAPFPDQQRGTPEFFFQPPSQIPLTTASQP from the coding sequence ATGAGTAGCAGTCGTAAAACCAATCGAGATCATGCTAAAAAGAAGCAACGCCCAATGATGGAAGACGAAGTAATTGCTTCTCAACTTGAGCAGTTACTTACACCAGCAATCACTTCACAAGAAAATTACTACCGTCAACTGGGATTAAGAGACAGGATTCTCAACTTACCATTAATGGTAGCGGCAGTGCTAACTCTACTGTGGCGAGACGTGGCGGGAGCCACAGAATTAACCAGAATGTTAGCACGAGAAGGGTTTCTGTGGTGTAAACCTCTTGAGGTGAGCCAACAAGCAATATCGCAGAGATTTCTGACATTCCCAGCGCAATTATTTGAAAGAGTTTTTAAAGATTTAGTCCCAAAATTACAAGATTCTTGGCAAAGAAGAAGTAGGCGAAAAGTCCCCCAAAGTGTTCAATTCACTAAGTCAAAATTTGAAAAAATTTGGATAGTAGATTGTTCAATTTTGGAAGCTTTATTTCAGAAGCTTGACAGTTTAAAAGATGCTCCGCCTGGTAAATTAGCTGGAAAAATTTGTACAGTTATAGATTTAGTCAATTTTTTACCTGTAGAAATTTGGTTTAATGAGAATGCCAGAAGTGCAGATACAAATTTTGAATCAGATATTTTAAAGTCAGCAGATCCCCATACCTTACTTTTATTAGATAGAGGATTTTATCATTTTAACTTCTGGCTACAACTAATTGCACAAAAAGTGAATTTTATTACTCGGTTAAAAAAGGGAGCAGCAATTCATGTCGAGCAGGTATTTACAGATAGCTTTTCTTTACGTGACCGTCTGATACGTCTTGGCTCTGGCACTAAGAAAACTCCGTTTATTACTTTACGTCTGGTCGAAGTTCGTTCAGCTAAGACCTGGCATTCTTATTTAACAAGTGTGCTTGAACCTACAGTTTTACCACCATACGTTGTGGCTGATTTGTACCGTCGAAGATGGAGAATTGAAGATGCTTTTAATACTGTAAAGCGGCTCTTAGGTTTAAGTTATTTATGGACTGGTTCTGTTAATGGTGTTCAATTGCAGATTTGGGGTACTTGGTTATTTTATGCTGTGTTAGTTGATTTAGGTGATGCTGTCGCCGACGAACTTTCTCTACCTTTTGACTCCATTTCTCTAGAGATGATTTATCGCGGTCTTTATCATTTTTATGTTGCTCATCAAAAAGGTAAGGCAACTGACCCTATCAAATACTTTGCTGCACCAGAAAATCAAGATTTAGGCATTGTTAAACGACAACGAAAACCAAACATGTTGCTCATCGTTGCTCCTTTCCCTGATCAACAACGAGGCACACCTGAATTTTTCTTTCAGCCACCTTCTCAAATCCCCTTGACAACTGCCTCACAACCTTAA
- a CDS encoding heat shock protein DnaJ domain-containing protein, whose protein sequence is MPRRTAKSSSPSKVATGLALSELHLRLEYLEKQHQSILKQIKRKRTELHNFVERARSLATEVVHQTTNSFQKMAELDQEIHDLFETIFTTRKFGKQTLKKIQAVYHQLQFAGVISVKPDRSQFQAEPNEEFTHLEEDFSTQSTENSHQNQQWQAQETTSFGAGTRTETQQKIRSTFLRLAEIFHPDKAQDSETQKYHTQIMQEINIAYQEGDLARLLEIESRQQVGETINPNSEDDLSRKCRHLEQQNQILQAQYENLKRELRLAKNTPEGAMVSSSRKTAKQGIDAVAGMVEAIESQIQAVSQIRDFVKDFQQQKLTIQEFLSGPVSLYSSEEELLQDILEQMLSQLV, encoded by the coding sequence ATGCCTCGACGAACTGCTAAATCTTCATCCCCTTCTAAGGTTGCAACCGGACTGGCTCTGTCTGAATTACATCTACGTTTGGAATATTTAGAAAAACAACACCAATCTATTCTCAAGCAGATTAAGAGAAAGCGGACTGAACTACATAACTTTGTCGAAAGAGCGCGTTCTTTAGCCACAGAGGTAGTGCATCAAACTACTAATAGCTTCCAAAAAATGGCCGAACTCGACCAAGAAATTCATGATTTGTTTGAAACTATCTTTACTACTCGAAAGTTTGGTAAACAAACTCTTAAGAAGATACAAGCAGTTTATCATCAACTACAGTTTGCCGGAGTCATCAGTGTAAAACCCGACAGAAGCCAATTTCAAGCAGAGCCAAACGAAGAGTTTACCCATCTGGAAGAAGATTTCTCTACTCAATCTACCGAAAATTCTCATCAAAATCAACAGTGGCAAGCACAAGAAACTACCTCATTTGGGGCAGGGACTAGAACCGAAACACAGCAAAAAATTCGCTCCACATTTTTGCGGTTAGCGGAAATCTTTCACCCGGACAAGGCACAAGATAGCGAAACACAGAAATATCATACCCAAATTATGCAGGAGATAAATATTGCCTACCAAGAAGGAGATTTAGCAAGACTGTTAGAAATTGAATCTCGTCAGCAAGTTGGGGAAACGATTAACCCTAATAGTGAAGATGATTTATCTCGAAAATGTCGCCATCTAGAACAGCAAAATCAAATTCTCCAAGCTCAATATGAAAACTTGAAACGAGAACTACGTTTAGCCAAAAATACACCAGAAGGAGCAATGGTTTCTAGCTCTCGCAAAACAGCCAAGCAGGGCATTGATGCTGTAGCCGGGATGGTCGAAGCAATTGAATCTCAAATTCAAGCTGTTTCTCAAATCCGGGATTTTGTCAAAGATTTTCAACAGCAGAAACTAACTATTCAAGAATTTCTCTCTGGCCCAGTTTCTCTGTATTCTTCTGAAGAAGAATTACTCCAAGATATTTTGGAACAGATGTTATCACAATTGGTTTGA
- a CDS encoding transposase, with protein MVEPRPPKQTVKFVDEYCLWYKKLFSDVRNFEAFKYLHIGCISDIKRKSLPEIAKIVGLENYQGLHHFLTTPYWEVEQLRALRLELILQILKGRPIILIIDETGDKKKGTTTDYVKRQYIGNLGKVENGVVAVTAYGVFCGMTFPLLFEVYKPREKLKPGDKYLTKPQIGAMLIRKLQSMGFKFNLVLADSLYGESGTNFVSVLDELDLNYLVAIRSNHSVDLLKGQYTQYLKWQKFKRVFSDLSSENRFIREIIHGKRGEHRYWQITTDTEALPGNSTWYVMSKYPDITPREVGNFYGLRTWVEYGLKQSKNELGWADYRFTRYEDIERWWEIVCSAYLMVSLHSESLRPSPPSPQSAFASHPWWDHGKGWKNILNNLRLIIQPFVLFNLIYPWLTVFSIPQLYEGFSQLQAIVYRLTSPIFIFLTHPEFYFSSA; from the coding sequence ATGGTAGAGCCTCGTCCACCTAAACAAACTGTTAAATTTGTGGATGAATATTGTCTTTGGTATAAAAAGCTGTTTTCAGATGTCAGAAATTTTGAAGCGTTTAAGTATCTGCATATAGGATGTATTTCTGATATAAAACGAAAGAGTCTACCAGAAATAGCAAAAATTGTTGGATTAGAGAACTATCAAGGGCTACACCATTTCTTAACTACCCCATATTGGGAAGTAGAACAGTTAAGAGCTTTAAGATTAGAGCTAATTCTACAAATACTCAAAGGTAGACCAATCATTTTAATTATTGATGAAACCGGAGATAAAAAGAAAGGTACGACCACAGATTATGTGAAACGTCAGTACATAGGTAATTTGGGGAAAGTAGAGAACGGAGTTGTGGCAGTTACAGCCTATGGTGTATTTTGTGGAATGACATTCCCACTACTGTTTGAAGTGTACAAACCACGGGAGAAATTAAAGCCAGGAGATAAATATCTGACCAAGCCTCAAATCGGGGCAATGCTAATACGAAAGTTACAGTCGATGGGTTTTAAATTCAACTTGGTACTGGCTGATAGCTTATATGGCGAAAGCGGCACAAATTTTGTATCTGTATTAGATGAACTAGATTTAAATTATTTAGTAGCAATACGCTCAAACCATTCTGTAGACTTGCTTAAAGGTCAGTATACTCAATATTTAAAGTGGCAGAAATTTAAAAGAGTATTCTCTGACTTAAGTAGTGAAAATCGATTTATTAGAGAAATAATTCACGGCAAACGTGGCGAACATAGATATTGGCAAATTACCACAGATACTGAAGCATTACCCGGAAACTCTACCTGGTATGTGATGAGCAAATATCCCGACATCACACCTAGAGAGGTTGGGAATTTTTATGGGTTAAGAACATGGGTAGAATATGGTTTAAAACAAAGTAAGAATGAATTAGGTTGGGCTGATTATCGTTTTACTCGCTATGAAGATATTGAACGCTGGTGGGAAATTGTCTGTAGTGCCTACCTTATGGTTAGTCTTCATTCAGAATCTCTGCGTCCTTCTCCTCCATCTCCTCAATCAGCATTCGCTTCTCACCCCTGGTGGGATCATGGTAAAGGTTGGAAGAATATTCTCAACAATCTGCGTTTAATTATTCAACCTTTCGTTTTATTTAATCTCATATATCCCTGGTTAACAGTTTTTTCTATTCCTCAACTGTATGAGGGTTTTTCTCAGCTTCAAGCCATCGTTTATAGGCTTACTTCTCCAATTTTTATCTTCCTAACTCACCCTGAATTCTATTTTTCCTCTGCCTAA
- a CDS encoding base excision DNA repair protein, HhH-GPD family, producing MDYSTAIQTLKNSDPILANLIDIVGDYKLHQAQQTGDLLFSLSRAILYQQLSTKAAAAIHSRFLQLYSENVPTALDILNTPDEVLRGAGISRPKVLYLKDLAQKVVDGLPSLEELQTMDDEKIIEILTLIKGIGLWTVQMLLMFRLHRLDVLPVDDLGIRAAIRRLYALAELPKKKTVQEIGQMWKPYRTIACWYLWRSLEIKDN from the coding sequence ATGGATTACTCAACCGCGATTCAAACGCTCAAAAATTCAGATCCAATCTTGGCCAATTTAATAGACATAGTGGGAGATTACAAACTACACCAAGCCCAACAAACTGGAGATTTACTGTTTTCGCTATCACGAGCAATTCTTTATCAACAATTATCCACTAAAGCTGCTGCTGCCATCCATAGTAGATTTTTGCAGCTTTATTCTGAAAACGTCCCAACAGCTTTAGATATCCTCAATACCCCAGATGAGGTTTTAAGAGGTGCTGGGATTTCACGTCCTAAAGTTTTATATCTAAAAGATTTGGCTCAGAAAGTTGTGGATGGATTGCCTAGCTTGGAAGAATTGCAAACAATGGATGATGAGAAGATTATTGAGATTTTAACCCTCATCAAAGGTATTGGACTTTGGACGGTTCAAATGTTATTGATGTTTCGTCTACATCGATTGGATGTTTTACCTGTAGATGACTTAGGTATTCGTGCTGCCATTCGCAGGCTGTATGCTTTAGCAGAACTACCCAAGAAAAAAACTGTCCAAGAAATAGGACAGATGTGGAAACCTTACCGTACTATTGCTTGTTGGTATCTCTGGCGAAGTTTAGAAATAAAAGATAACTAA
- a CDS encoding membrane-associated protein: MEELSQSLIDIWLEDGQKISEHYNELILKEGILSAKSLNERAETRDFSVFANLLSDVVIEPNYSLLDIGCGKGELLDYLMLNLPYSHKLDYLGIDIVPAFISAAKEKYPRRKFQKYNFVQASFFPEKQFDIVIALGVLVTRVREYNLFFEYFVNKMVKCAKKPVVFNIISEIEAESLNYSNPKGVGHSTVLDIEVLHSVINSIDCADWRIKPFKIFPDATDMFVSIQL, from the coding sequence ATGGAAGAATTATCTCAGTCACTCATAGATATCTGGTTAGAAGATGGGCAGAAAATAAGTGAGCATTATAATGAGCTAATACTTAAAGAGGGGATATTATCAGCTAAAAGCCTGAACGAAAGAGCAGAAACAAGAGACTTTAGTGTTTTTGCTAACCTTTTGTCAGATGTAGTAATAGAGCCAAATTATTCACTATTAGATATAGGTTGTGGTAAAGGCGAATTACTTGATTATTTAATGTTAAATTTGCCGTATTCCCATAAATTAGATTACTTAGGTATTGATATTGTGCCTGCGTTTATATCAGCAGCTAAAGAGAAATACCCTAGAAGGAAATTTCAAAAGTATAATTTCGTTCAGGCTTCATTTTTTCCAGAAAAACAATTCGATATTGTCATAGCTTTAGGAGTTTTAGTAACCAGAGTAAGAGAATACAACTTATTTTTTGAATATTTTGTCAATAAAATGGTCAAGTGCGCTAAGAAGCCAGTTGTATTTAATATAATTTCTGAGATTGAAGCTGAATCTTTGAATTATTCAAATCCAAAAGGTGTTGGACACTCCACAGTTTTAGACATTGAAGTTTTGCATTCAGTAATTAATAGTATTGATTGTGCCGATTGGCGAATAAAACCATTCAAAATATTTCCAGATGCCACTGATATGTTTGTATCCATTCAATTGTAG
- a CDS encoding NADPH-dependent FMN reductase produces MKILAISGSLRSSSVNTSLLRAAAGLAPLNVNFTIYEGLADLPHFNPELDNEIPPISVTNLRQQLGTSDGVIICTPEYAYGMPGVLKNALDWIVSSGELVGKPVVTISASPSDLGGSQAHASLRLTLTALAANMVEGGELTVGFVTKKINGLGEIKDSQLLQALTSTIEMLVQNIQSQLPR; encoded by the coding sequence ATGAAAATCTTAGCGATTTCGGGAAGTTTAAGATCTAGTTCTGTAAATACTTCACTGTTACGTGCAGCAGCGGGGTTGGCTCCTTTAAATGTTAACTTCACCATTTACGAAGGGCTGGCAGACCTACCCCACTTTAACCCGGAACTTGACAACGAAATTCCACCAATATCGGTAACAAACTTACGTCAACAGCTTGGGACATCTGACGGAGTAATTATCTGCACACCTGAATATGCTTATGGAATGCCCGGAGTACTAAAAAACGCTTTAGACTGGATTGTTTCGTCAGGTGAATTAGTGGGTAAACCTGTGGTGACAATTAGCGCATCACCTTCAGATTTAGGAGGTTCTCAAGCTCATGCTTCATTACGCTTAACATTGACTGCATTAGCCGCAAACATGGTTGAAGGAGGAGAGTTGACTGTTGGGTTTGTGACAAAAAAAATCAATGGTTTAGGTGAAATAAAAGACTCCCAATTATTACAAGCGCTCACTTCAACTATAGAAATGCTTGTACAAAATATCCAATCACAGCTGCCAAGATAG
- a CDS encoding transcriptional regulatory protein MarR family yields the protein MKRRISSKQSAEVPKRESPSVNSHTFSDHDLDWEPLPECLSHWTGFVLHWVTELGAQFYTRAMTPLNLRPLQVGILQLLAAEGAMVQARLGDKLRVDKASMVTLLNDLEQQGLIERRPHPSDRRAYEVYLLEAGKQRLQQAESASIDAAKQFFAALTLEEQQTLNRLLKRVATSNVSWKSTTAKDVDE from the coding sequence ATGAAGAGACGAATATCCTCCAAGCAATCTGCTGAAGTACCAAAGCGGGAAAGCCCATCAGTTAATTCGCATACTTTTAGTGATCACGATTTAGACTGGGAGCCTTTGCCAGAATGTCTAAGTCACTGGACAGGCTTTGTACTTCACTGGGTGACTGAACTTGGCGCACAGTTTTATACCCGTGCTATGACTCCCTTAAATCTGCGCCCGCTCCAGGTTGGTATCCTCCAATTACTGGCTGCTGAAGGTGCAATGGTTCAAGCACGATTAGGTGACAAACTTCGTGTTGATAAAGCTAGTATGGTTACTTTGCTCAATGACCTAGAACAGCAGGGCTTAATTGAACGACGACCTCATCCGAGCGATCGCCGAGCCTACGAAGTTTATCTTTTAGAGGCTGGCAAACAACGACTCCAACAAGCAGAATCTGCTTCAATTGATGCAGCAAAACAATTCTTCGCTGCTTTAACACTAGAAGAACAACAGACTCTGAATAGACTGCTAAAGCGTGTTGCGACCAGCAACGTTTCATGGAAATCAACCACAGCCAAAGATGTTGACGAATAA
- a CDS encoding restriction endonuclease, with protein sequence MELIVSFIIVVVILLTIWVLSPTKKFKQRQKRKKSPKRQTKHQRNINHANAVLQWLRSKHPKPELPTVIATLRKISPYVFEELLLICCQKQGWRIERNFKYSGDDGLDGRVWISGRLYLIQAKRYADYINSQHIQQFQQVIDREGASGGFFIHTGKTGDKSKQMISDCPQITLISGQKLVDFVLGKPVEITSTSFI encoded by the coding sequence GTGGAGCTAATTGTTTCCTTCATCATTGTTGTTGTAATACTTTTAACAATTTGGGTATTAAGTCCAACCAAGAAGTTTAAACAACGACAAAAAAGGAAAAAATCACCCAAGCGCCAAACAAAGCATCAACGCAACATCAACCACGCCAACGCAGTTCTGCAATGGCTCCGCAGCAAACACCCTAAACCTGAATTGCCCACTGTAATTGCGACACTGCGTAAAATTAGTCCCTATGTTTTTGAGGAGTTGTTATTAATTTGCTGCCAAAAACAGGGCTGGCGAATTGAGCGTAATTTCAAATACAGTGGCGACGATGGTTTGGATGGTCGTGTGTGGATTTCAGGCAGATTGTACCTGATTCAAGCCAAACGGTATGCGGATTATATTAATTCGCAGCACATACAACAGTTCCAACAAGTTATTGATCGTGAAGGCGCTAGTGGGGGATTCTTCATTCACACAGGAAAAACTGGGGACAAGTCTAAACAAATGATTAGTGATTGTCCCCAGATAACTTTGATTAGCGGTCAGAAGTTGGTTGATTTTGTTTTAGGTAAGCCAGTTGAAATAACATCAACCTCGTTTATTTAG
- a CDS encoding transposase: MVTIIEDYCSAVRSSITNDGHPPLEASGLKLQENLTLIEQSLERMEKKSALPPPLVNLKLLLAKGLFATASLFLPVRVAYKWVDKASNILNNKIGLDAAGVKQSYQQLLTEMSQQKHKAGTLNTAIDNFIKTTHSYWSGLFHCYEIEDFPRTNNDLEHAFGMLRHHQRRCTGRKVAPSSLVIRGSVKLACALATKLHSFTASDLAQVDIVTWLELRSQLQKHHKARIEQFRFRRDPKGYLANLESRLL, encoded by the coding sequence TTGGTAACTATTATTGAAGATTATTGCTCGGCAGTCCGTAGTTCTATAACCAATGATGGTCATCCACCGTTAGAGGCATCTGGATTAAAGTTACAAGAAAATTTGACTTTGATAGAACAAAGCTTAGAACGGATGGAAAAAAAAAGTGCTTTACCACCACCTTTAGTTAACCTAAAACTCCTTCTAGCTAAGGGATTATTTGCTACTGCATCTTTATTTTTACCTGTTAGGGTTGCATATAAGTGGGTTGATAAAGCTAGTAATATTCTCAACAATAAAATAGGTCTTGATGCTGCTGGGGTCAAACAAAGTTATCAGCAACTGTTGACAGAAATGTCCCAACAAAAGCACAAAGCTGGTACCCTGAACACTGCAATCGATAACTTCATAAAAACTACCCACAGCTACTGGTCTGGACTTTTTCATTGTTATGAAATTGAAGATTTTCCCAGAACTAATAATGACTTAGAACACGCTTTTGGTATGCTACGTCATCATCAACGTCGTTGTACTGGTCGTAAAGTTGCACCCTCATCCCTCGTTATTCGTGGCTCTGTCAAACTTGCCTGTGCGCTCGCTACTAAACTTCATTCTTTTACCGCATCTGATTTAGCACAAGTTGATATTGTTACTTGGCTTGAATTACGCTCTCAATTGCAAAAACACCACAAAGCAAGAATTGAACAATTTCGATTTCGCAGAGACCCCAAGGGTTACTTGGCTAATTTAGAGAGTCGTCTTCTCTAG
- a CDS encoding transposase, whose translation MANQGRVILAIDGMQPEIGHEVLWVIRDCLSGEILLAKTLLSSRNEDLVALLLEVTNTLDVPIDGVVSDGQQSIRKAVGLALPRIAHGLCHYHYLKEAIKPIYEADRHAKKELKKKS comes from the coding sequence ATGGCTAATCAAGGACGGGTAATATTAGCCATTGATGGGATGCAGCCAGAAATTGGACATGAGGTATTATGGGTAATTCGAGATTGCTTATCTGGAGAAATCTTACTAGCTAAAACCTTATTATCATCAAGAAATGAAGATTTAGTGGCGTTATTATTAGAAGTAACTAATACTTTGGATGTACCAATTGATGGAGTTGTTAGTGATGGACAACAATCAATTCGCAAAGCTGTTGGGTTAGCATTACCTAGAATTGCTCATGGTTTATGTCATTACCATTATCTGAAAGAAGCAATTAAACCCATATATGAGGCGGATAGACATGCAAAAAAGGAATTGAAAAAAAAAAGTTAG
- a CDS encoding transposase, with amino-acid sequence MWNEYNNPRHIRTLNGVVELQLKIRRCQNKSCLRYKKAYRPEQEGSLALPQNEFGLDVIAYIGALRYQEHRSVTQIHAHLELKGICISQRTVTHLIDRYDEKILYG; translated from the coding sequence ATGTGGAATGAATACAATAATCCTCGACATATAAGAACGCTAAATGGGGTAGTAGAACTACAGCTAAAAATTCGGCGATGTCAAAATAAGTCATGTCTGCGGTATAAAAAAGCATATCGACCAGAGCAAGAAGGTTCCTTAGCTCTACCACAGAACGAATTTGGGTTGGATGTGATTGCTTATATAGGAGCATTACGCTACCAGGAACATAGGAGTGTTACCCAAATACACGCTCACCTTGAATTAAAGGGTATATGTATAAGTCAACGAACGGTCACGCACCTAATTGACAGATATGACGAGAAAATTCTTTATGGCTAA
- a CDS encoding putative glycosyl transferase, family 28 produces the protein MQPYCALAIGLKRAGHEVTVAANENFESFVRQFDLEFAPIAGNSQELLQSKKGMRLIAGEKVPMVSDKLLLQQMHSAMSATSRLRVYAACQGTEVIIYTPLTNWGYHIAEKLGVPCFMASVVPLTPTGTFPFLRFSQIANNPLSKR, from the coding sequence GTGCAACCATACTGCGCCCTAGCTATTGGCTTGAAACGCGCAGGGCATGAGGTAACAGTGGCAGCCAACGAAAACTTTGAGTCATTCGTGAGACAGTTTGATTTGGAGTTTGCCCCTATAGCTGGCAATTCGCAAGAACTATTGCAATCAAAAAAAGGGATGCGATTGATTGCGGGAGAAAAAGTCCCGATGGTAAGTGATAAATTGCTGCTTCAACAGATGCACTCCGCGATGTCTGCGACAAGCCGCTTACGCGTCTACGCTGCTTGTCAAGGAACTGAAGTAATCATCTACACGCCGTTGACGAACTGGGGATATCACATCGCGGAGAAATTAGGCGTACCCTGCTTCATGGCATCAGTTGTGCCGTTGACACCCACAGGCACGTTCCCATTTTTGAGATTTAGCCAGATAGCTAATAACCCATTAAGTAAGCGATAA
- a CDS encoding glycosyl transferase family 28 — MLYGFSSHVIPKPRDWPAWAYVTGFWFIDCADEYEDQAPDELWDFLGFKQAPLCFGFGSMTMPNPEYLTYYIVEALKKTHQGGIILSGWGNVGRIVNPKDVLRVFVIKDVPHDWLLPQVKAMVHHGGAGTTAAVLKAGIPSIVVPFIADQPVWGEMLMRLGVSPKPIPYKEVSEKTLAAAIEAVLGDEGMQSKAQELGEKIRGEDGVANAVEAFHRHLGLMG, encoded by the coding sequence GTGTTGTATGGGTTTAGTTCGCACGTTATTCCAAAACCAAGGGACTGGCCAGCGTGGGCTTATGTAACTGGGTTCTGGTTTATTGACTGTGCCGACGAATACGAAGACCAAGCCCCTGATGAACTGTGGGATTTTCTAGGATTCAAACAAGCACCTTTATGCTTCGGATTCGGCAGTATGACCATGCCTAACCCAGAATACCTGACCTACTATATTGTGGAAGCCTTAAAGAAAACCCATCAAGGCGGCATTATATTGTCAGGCTGGGGTAATGTGGGTCGAATAGTCAATCCTAAAGATGTGCTAAGAGTGTTTGTCATTAAAGATGTTCCTCATGACTGGCTATTACCTCAAGTGAAAGCAATGGTACATCATGGTGGCGCAGGTACAACGGCGGCGGTGTTAAAAGCAGGGATACCCTCAATCGTCGTACCCTTTATTGCAGATCAGCCAGTGTGGGGTGAGATGCTAATGCGGTTAGGAGTCAGCCCCAAACCAATACCATACAAGGAAGTATCAGAAAAAACTCTAGCGGCAGCGATTGAAGCTGTACTGGGTGATGAGGGGATGCAGTCTAAAGCCCAGGAGCTAGGCGAGAAAATTAGGGGTGAGGATGGTGTAGCAAATGCGGTTGAGGCTTTCCATCGGCATTTGGGGTTGATGGGGTAG
- a CDS encoding CRISPR-associated Cas1 family protein, giving the protein MEEKLEYRSGMNIPKPTQKFTIERSLVTLYLRAGTRIELSTDPNYLYIQQPENNSCAALKKIRAIMTVEPIAIEPQALSKIINYQIPIVIFSQTGSFMGKIAGASSIEEKIDLAQANMSQEMKLKIMRPSVWGNLRRCRRYLMRSRGESNSAVDIACEQMEQVINRVYQQESIAALLETFQQGQQLYYSVFGHLLKHEWGLKCHEPNSVVSRMLDFSYRLLEESVKIAVENTGLNPTIGFWHTNRHQQQALIADLANEFKLYSELVVIRVLNKQVIVREDFDGHGDKSGLPLSVVHALQYSYMQKMNEQFTYPGTKIKCSYEELLYLQAKQIAMLLCGTINEYYSPDLR; this is encoded by the coding sequence ATGGAAGAGAAATTGGAATACCGGTCTGGGATGAACATCCCGAAACCTACTCAGAAATTCACCATAGAGCGAAGTCTTGTAACACTTTATCTGAGAGCAGGTACAAGGATTGAGCTTTCAACCGACCCGAACTATTTATATATTCAGCAGCCAGAGAATAATAGCTGTGCGGCATTGAAGAAAATCAGAGCGATCATGACAGTCGAACCAATAGCAATTGAGCCGCAAGCGTTATCTAAAATCATAAATTATCAAATTCCCATTGTGATATTTTCACAAACTGGCTCCTTTATGGGAAAGATTGCTGGGGCAAGCTCAATAGAAGAGAAGATTGATCTTGCCCAAGCCAACATGAGCCAAGAAATGAAGTTAAAGATAATGCGTCCCTCTGTGTGGGGAAACCTGCGGCGATGCCGTCGTTATCTGATGCGTTCGCGTGGTGAATCTAATAGTGCTGTTGATATTGCCTGTGAGCAAATGGAACAAGTTATCAATCGGGTTTATCAACAAGAAAGCATTGCTGCACTTCTAGAAACGTTTCAACAGGGACAACAACTGTACTACAGTGTTTTTGGGCATTTGCTCAAACATGAGTGGGGTTTAAAATGCCATGAACCAAATTCAGTTGTCAGCAGGATGTTAGATTTTAGCTATAGATTGCTAGAAGAATCGGTAAAAATAGCAGTTGAAAATACCGGACTAAACCCCACAATCGGATTTTGGCATACGAATCGTCATCAACAACAAGCCTTGATTGCCGATTTAGCGAATGAGTTTAAGCTCTACAGTGAGTTAGTGGTGATCAGAGTTTTAAATAAGCAAGTGATTGTTAGGGAAGATTTTGATGGACATGGAGATAAATCGGGATTACCGCTTTCTGTAGTTCATGCGCTTCAATACTCATATATGCAAAAAATGAACGAGCAATTTACCTATCCAGGGACAAAAATCAAATGCTCTTATGAAGAACTGTTGTACTTGCAAGCCAAACAAATTGCTATGCTGTTATGCGGTACAATTAATGAATACTACTCGCCGGATTTGCGTTGA